A single region of the Malus sylvestris chromosome 8, drMalSylv7.2, whole genome shotgun sequence genome encodes:
- the LOC126633223 gene encoding uncharacterized protein LOC126633223 has product MNHTNMEMMEVETTATGRPELPSRTGQGDVARDLLTLSRQLLNQGKPSQSLQAVVMAMRTRGGDEAVFQSLYRARELYRSRLQESSAADQLASLFAECAIVEAHPWKTEQEAACNVGGPSVGLGPDGQGSSILAETGRM; this is encoded by the coding sequence ATGAACCATACGAATATGGAAATGATGGAGGTGGAGACGACGGCGACTGGGCGGCCGGAGCTGCCGTCCCGCACCGGCCAAGGTGACGTCGCCAGGGACTTGCTCACATTGTCTCGCCAGCTCCTCAATCAAGGCAAGCCTTCCCAGTCCCTCCAAGCGGTTGTTATGGCAATGAGAACAAGAGGTGGGGACGAGGCTGTATTTCAGTCCTTGTATCGTGCTCGTGAGCTGTACAGAAGTAGATTGCAAGAAAGCTCTGCTGCTGATCAACTAGCTTCTTTGTTTGCCGAGTGTGCAATTGTCGAAGCTCATCCTTGGAAGACTGAACAAGAAGCAGCATGTAACGTGGGTGGTCCATCGGTTGGTCTTGGACCTGATGGTCAAGGAAGTTCCATTCTAGCAGAAACTGGCAGGATGTAA
- the LOC126631447 gene encoding uncharacterized protein LOC126631447, with protein sequence MANLAKLNYVALDITGNNYLTWVLDTKIHLETGNLGDTIREESSSSSQERAKAMIFIRRHLNEALKSEYLTVEYSLTLWNALRSRYNHQTMVIFPRAHYKWTHLRIQDFKSVAEYNYALFRITSQLKLCGDTITEENLLEKTFSTFYAFNVLLQ encoded by the coding sequence atggcgaacTTGGCGAAGCTTAATTATGTTGCCCTGGACATTACCGGGAATAATTACCTTACATgggtactggataccaagatTCATCTGGAAACagggaatcttggagataccattAGGGAAGAGAGCAGCTCATCCTCTCAAGAGCGGGCGAAGGCTATGATTTTTATTCGTCGCCATCTTAATGAGGCATTAAAAAgcgagtacttaacggttgaaTATTCGTTAACTCTTTGGAATGCATTGAGAAGCAGATACAACCACCAGACAATGGTGATTTTTCCAAGAGCTCACTATAAatggactcacctaaggatccaggatttcaagtcaGTGGCAGAGTACAATTATGCGTTGTTCAGAATTACCTCTCAGCTGAAGCTCTGTGGGGATACTATTACTGAGGAAAATttgctggaaaagactttcagcacattTTATGCCTTTAACGTGCTCCTACAGTAG